In Myxococcus stipitatus, the genomic window GCTGCGGGTGTTCTCACGGGTGGAGGACAACCGCGAGGAGCCGGTGGACGTGCACCGGGTGTTGGACTCGGTGGTGCAGATGGCGGCGAGCGAGGTGCGGCCCCGGGCGCGGCTGGTGAAGAGCTACGGCGTGGTGCCGCCGGTGCGTGGGAACGAGGGGAAGTTGTTCCAGGTGTTCCTGAACCTGGTCATCAACGCGGCGCACGCCATCGAGGAAGGGCAGTCGGAGACGAACGAGATTCGCATCACCACGCGGCCGGAGGAGGGGGCGCGGGTGTTGGTGGAGGTGCGGGACACGGGCGGGGGGATTCCGCCGGAGCACCTGCGGCGCATCTTCGACCCGTTCTTCACCACGAAGTCGGCGGGGTTGGGGACGGGGCTGGGGTTGTCCATCTGCGACACCATCGTCACGGCGCTGGGGGGCCACATCTCCGTGGAGTCCTCGGTGGGCGTGGGCACCACGTTCCGCGTCGCCCTGCACGTCGCGCCGCCCCACGCCACGGCGGCGAGCCCGGGGATGTGAGCCCGAGGGTCTGCTGCCACGCACCGTGTGGCCCGGCTGGGTGACGACCGCTCGTGGACTGTGCCCCGGCGGACGGCCGCTCATCGTGCGCGTGCATTCGGGCGTCGCAGCCCTTATCTCCGAACCCCACCCTGGCGTTCCCCTCGGCGCCCCTGGAGTCCGGCATGCGCGCGACCCTCTTCCTGCTCACCCTGCCGTTGCTCGGCCTCGTGCTGTCGACGAACGCGCGCGCCGCGGACGCGTGTGCGGGCAGCTCGCGCTTCCTCGTCGGCGCGGGAATGGCCGACATCACCGGCCCCGCCGCCGAGGTGGGGATGATGGGCTACGCCCAGCTGGCCCAGCAGACCTCCGGCATCCACCAACGCCTGCGCTCGCGCGCCTTCGTCATCGCCTCGCCCTGCAACGGCCGCCGCGTCGCCTTCGTCAGCGCCGACCTGGGCATGGTCTTCGAGGCCGTCCGCCGCCAGGTCGTCGAGCGCCTGCGCGCCCGCTTCGGCGACCTGTACTCCGAGGACAACGTCCTGCTCAGCGCCACGCACACCCACTCGGGCCCGGGCGGCTACTCCCACCACACGCTCTACAACCTCACCACCTTCGGCTTCGTCCCCCAGAACTTCGAGGCCATCGTCAACGGCATCGTCAGCTCCATCGCCCGAGCCCACGCCCGCCTCGGCGAGGGCACCCTGCGCATCGCCTCCGGCGACCTCGTCGGCGCCAGCCGCAACCGCTCCCCCCAGGCCTACCTCCTCAACCCCGCCAGCGAGCGCGCCCGCTACTCCTCCGACGTGGACACCCGGATGACCCTCGTGCGCCTGTCACGCCCGGACGGCTCCGACATCGGCCTCATCAACTGGTTCGCCGTCCACGCCACTTCCATGGGCAACACCCACCACTTCATCAGCGGCGATAACAAGGGCCTCGCCTCCTCCCTCTTCGAGAAGACCCACGACGCCGGCGACACCTTCGTCGCCGCCTTCGCCCAATCCAACGAAGGCGACGTCACCCCCAACATCCTCGGCGGCACGAACGGCGGAGGCGCCGACGACTTCGAGGACACCGAGCTGTCCGCCCGCCGCCAGTACGACTTCGCCACCCGCCTGTGGGCCCAGGCCACCACCCCGCTCACCGGAGGCGTCGACTACCGCCACACCTTCGTGAAGATGGACGCCGTGGACGTCGCCCCCGGCTTCACCGACGGCCAGCCCCGCCACACCTGCCCCGCCGCCATCGGCCTGTCCATGATCGCCGGCGCCGAGGACGGCCCCGGCTACGGCGTCGAGGGCGCCTCCTGCGCCGCCATCCACGACATCTGGAGCCAGTTCACCTGCTCCCTCACCACCACGCCCTGCCAGGCCGAGAAGCCCATCGTCCTGGAGATGGGCTCCATGCTCCCCCACCCGTGGTCCCCCGACGTGATGCCCTTCCAGCTCGTCACCATCGGACAGCTGGCCCTCGTCGCCGTGCCCTTCGAGCTGACCACCATGGCCGGCCGTCGCCTGCGCGACACCGTGAAGGCGCGCCTGGCCCCCACGGGCATCACCGACGTCGTCATCGCCGGCCTCTCCAACGACTACGCCGGCTACGTCGCCACCCGCGAGGAGTACGCCCGCCAGGACTACGAGGGCGCCTCCACCCACTTCGGCCCTTGGACGCTCGGCGCCATCCAGCAGACCTTCGACGGGCTCGCCGCCTCGCTCGCGCAAGGCCACGCCGTCCCTCCCGGCCCCACGCCCACCGACCTGCGCTACGTCCAGGTGGCCCTCCAGCCCGGCGTCGTCTTCGACGACAAGCTGCTCTGGGTGGACTTCGGCGACGTCGTCTCCGACGCGCGCGCCTCCTATTCACGCGGCGACACCGTCAGCGTCACCTTCTGGGGCGGGCACCCCAAGAACGACCTGCACCAGGAGGGCACCTTCCTGCGCGTGCAGCGCAAGGGCTCCCTCGGCGCCTGGGTGGACGTGGCGGACGACAGCGACTGGGAGACGCGCTACCTGTGGCAACGCGAGAACTGCGTGCCCACGCTCGGCTGCTCCCACGTCACCGTGGAGTGGCGCATCCCCCAGGACACGCCCCCCGGCACCTACCGCATCCTCCACGAGGGCGACTGGAAGTCCGGATGGGACGGCCGCGTGCGCCCGTACTTCGGCGCCTCCCGTCCCTTCACCGTCCGCTGAGGCCAGGGTCCCCGGCGCTCGCGGACGACTGCCCTCGCACGCGCTCGAACAGCTCGCGCAGCCGGGGGCAGGGACTCACGAGCTGCACGCCGATGCCCGGCGACACCTCCCAGACCCGCGCGTGCGCGGCGTCGACGTGCCGCACCACCTCGCCCTCGCAGGGCACCTCCTCCCCGCCCAGCCACAGCGTCAGCGACAGCCGGGTGAAGAGGGGAGGGAAGGGCTCCGCGCAGTGCAGGAACAGCCCGCCCCGCGCCAGCTCCACGCCGTGCGCCTCCACGCCCTCGGGGTGATGCACGCGCACACCCCACGGGCCCATCCGCGCGAGCGGCTCCACGCGGTTGCGATGCGCCGGCCTCGCGCGTCGGGAACAGGGGGCCTCCCCGGGGACGCGGGTCGAGTCGACGGGCGCCGCCCGCTCTCGCGAGGCGCGACAAGGGGTGTCCTCGGAATGGTCCGAGAAGCAGAGCTCGCAGTGCATGGTCACCTCGAGCAGACACCGGAACAGCGCGACGCCGTTGCCGGCGAAGGAGGGAGCGTCTCTCTATAGACCGTGCCCGCCTCCACCGGTGGACGGCTCCCGCGCGATGACGCCGGTCCGCGTGCTTGCGATGACGGCTAGCGCACAGAGCCTCCCGTTCACTCGTGTGTCCGAGGCGACCCTGCGACTACTGGAGCTCGCGGGGGGCGATGTAGTTGCCGCGCTCCATCGTCACGCCCAGGCGAGCGAGCAGCGCCGGCACGTCGAAGCCGATGCGCTGATAGTGCGCGCGCACCGCCTCGCCGGCCTTGGCGATGGCCTCGGGGCTCTCCCAGGCCGCCAGCGTCACGAGCGTGGTGACGCCGGGCTCGCCCTGTCGCTCGAAGACGACGTGGCCCAGGAAGCCGGGCTGGGCGCGCAACAACTCGGTGCTGCGGTGGATGGCCGCCTCCAGTTCGGGCCGCGAGGCGGGCGGGACGGTGAAGCGGTCGATGCGGAACTGGAGGTCCGGGTGACGGTCGAGGTCGAGGGTCATCTTCATGGGGGAGGCCAGCTCCGGCGCGCCAGGCGCCGCATGGGTCGTGGTGCAGGAGGTGGACAGCAGGGCGGTGGTCGCCGCCATCAGGAGCGTTCGAGTCATGGCCCCACCGTAATGACCCGGCCCGTGAGGGGGCTTGGACGAATTCAGTGCGCCCGTCTCCACCACGTTGCATGCTCGGTCCGTCATGCGCGTGACGAGTTTCGCCCCGAGTCCGCTGCTCGCTCCGTTCGTCCGCTCCTTCGAGGTGGTGGAGGCGAGCGAGGAGGTGACGCGCGTCCTCGTCCCCGAGCCGAGCATCACCGTGGGCTTCCGCTTCGGCGGCGCCTCACGGCTCGTCGAGCGCGACCGGGAGCTCCACGTCCCGGACCACGTCATCACGGGGCTGCGCACGCAGGCCCGCTGCATGCGCACGCTGGCCGGCGGGGCCATCCTCCTCGCCAAGTTCCACGCGGCCGGAGCCGCGTCCTTCTTCGCGGAGCCCATGCACGAGCTGCTGGGCCGCACGCTCGCCCTCGAGGACCTCGTGCCCCGGGCGGACGTGGACCGCGTGGCCTCGCGCATCGCCGAGGCTCCCAGCCACGTCCAGCGCGTGGCCGTCCTCGAGGACTTCCTGCGCTCACGCCGCCGCCCGCGCGC contains:
- a CDS encoding neutral/alkaline ceramidase; amino-acid sequence: MRATLFLLTLPLLGLVLSTNARAADACAGSSRFLVGAGMADITGPAAEVGMMGYAQLAQQTSGIHQRLRSRAFVIASPCNGRRVAFVSADLGMVFEAVRRQVVERLRARFGDLYSEDNVLLSATHTHSGPGGYSHHTLYNLTTFGFVPQNFEAIVNGIVSSIARAHARLGEGTLRIASGDLVGASRNRSPQAYLLNPASERARYSSDVDTRMTLVRLSRPDGSDIGLINWFAVHATSMGNTHHFISGDNKGLASSLFEKTHDAGDTFVAAFAQSNEGDVTPNILGGTNGGGADDFEDTELSARRQYDFATRLWAQATTPLTGGVDYRHTFVKMDAVDVAPGFTDGQPRHTCPAAIGLSMIAGAEDGPGYGVEGASCAAIHDIWSQFTCSLTTTPCQAEKPIVLEMGSMLPHPWSPDVMPFQLVTIGQLALVAVPFELTTMAGRRLRDTVKARLAPTGITDVVIAGLSNDYAGYVATREEYARQDYEGASTHFGPWTLGAIQQTFDGLAASLAQGHAVPPGPTPTDLRYVQVALQPGVVFDDKLLWVDFGDVVSDARASYSRGDTVSVTFWGGHPKNDLHQEGTFLRVQRKGSLGAWVDVADDSDWETRYLWQRENCVPTLGCSHVTVEWRIPQDTPPGTYRILHEGDWKSGWDGRVRPYFGASRPFTVR
- a CDS encoding PilZ domain-containing protein produces the protein MGPWGVRVHHPEGVEAHGVELARGGLFLHCAEPFPPLFTRLSLTLWLGGEEVPCEGEVVRHVDAAHARVWEVSPGIGVQLVSPCPRLRELFERVRGQSSASAGDPGLSGR
- a CDS encoding antibiotic biosynthesis monooxygenase family protein, whose amino-acid sequence is MTRTLLMAATTALLSTSCTTTHAAPGAPELASPMKMTLDLDRHPDLQFRIDRFTVPPASRPELEAAIHRSTELLRAQPGFLGHVVFERQGEPGVTTLVTLAAWESPEAIAKAGEAVRAHYQRIGFDVPALLARLGVTMERGNYIAPRELQ
- a CDS encoding helix-turn-helix domain-containing protein, producing MRVTSFAPSPLLAPFVRSFEVVEASEEVTRVLVPEPSITVGFRFGGASRLVERDRELHVPDHVITGLRTQARCMRTLAGGAILLAKFHAAGAASFFAEPMHELLGRTLALEDLVPRADVDRVASRIAEAPSHVQRVAVLEDFLRSRRRPRAVGGAVLAAVKALQEEPSTVRIAALARELGLSQDALEKCFRRAVGASPKRLASILRLKQAVAAYQPGMSFSRLAHASGYYDQPHFNRELRAAVGEAPTRFFGSGTYC